The following proteins are encoded in a genomic region of Burkholderia cepacia:
- a CDS encoding FMN-binding negative transcriptional regulator: MYVPADFNEPNPDALRELIVQHPFGSLITHGKSGLDANHIPFELLPDDGGLGELHAHVARANPVWQDVANGDEVLVIFRAGDAYISPTWYPSKHVAHRQVPTWNYVVVHAHGRITVRDDEKFVRGVVARLTRTHEASQPVPWKMGDAPKDYIDTMLQSIVGLQIEITRLVGKRKLGQNKAEADIRGAGEALVADGNLAIGEAMLAAADAKRE; encoded by the coding sequence ATGTACGTCCCCGCCGATTTCAACGAGCCCAATCCCGACGCGCTGCGCGAGCTGATCGTGCAGCATCCGTTCGGCAGCCTGATCACGCACGGCAAGAGCGGGCTCGACGCGAACCACATTCCGTTCGAATTGCTGCCCGACGACGGCGGGCTCGGCGAACTGCATGCGCACGTCGCGCGCGCGAATCCGGTCTGGCAGGACGTCGCGAACGGTGACGAGGTGCTCGTGATCTTCCGCGCCGGCGACGCGTACATCTCGCCGACCTGGTATCCGAGCAAACACGTCGCGCATCGGCAGGTGCCGACGTGGAACTACGTGGTCGTGCATGCGCACGGCCGCATCACGGTGCGTGACGACGAGAAGTTCGTGCGCGGCGTGGTTGCGCGGCTGACGCGCACGCACGAGGCGTCGCAGCCGGTGCCGTGGAAGATGGGCGACGCGCCGAAGGACTACATCGACACGATGCTGCAGTCGATCGTCGGGCTGCAGATCGAGATCACGCGGCTCGTCGGCAAGCGCAAGCTCGGGCAGAACAAGGCCGAGGCCGATATCCGGGGCGCGGGCGAAGCGTTGGTCGCGGACGGCAACCTCGCGATCGGCGAAGCGATGCTCGCGGCGGCCGACGCGAAGCGCGAGTGA
- a CDS encoding LysE family translocator: MHETTLLIFAAVAFVGIATPGPTVLLALTNGSRYGVRRAAYGFAGAMLSDFVLIVAVALGLGALLMASAFWFSVVKWLGAAYLAYVGIRLLMSKGALDVATAQNGTAAERNGSIFAKSFLTAVTNPKGYLFFSAFLPQFLDPSAPLAPQYVALAVTFALLDGAVMFGYALLGARAVRLLKRSGALWLERTCGAMLLALAGSLALYRRHAA, translated from the coding sequence ATGCATGAAACGACCTTGCTGATCTTCGCCGCCGTCGCGTTCGTCGGCATCGCGACACCCGGCCCGACCGTGCTGCTCGCGCTGACCAACGGCTCGCGCTACGGCGTGCGCCGCGCGGCCTACGGTTTCGCGGGCGCGATGCTGTCCGACTTCGTGCTGATCGTCGCGGTCGCGCTCGGCCTCGGCGCGCTGCTGATGGCGTCGGCGTTCTGGTTCTCGGTGGTGAAGTGGCTCGGCGCCGCCTACCTCGCGTATGTCGGCATCCGGCTGCTGATGTCGAAGGGGGCGCTCGATGTCGCCACCGCGCAAAACGGCACGGCAGCCGAACGCAATGGGTCGATCTTCGCGAAGAGCTTCCTGACCGCGGTCACGAACCCGAAGGGCTATCTGTTCTTCTCCGCGTTCCTGCCGCAGTTCCTCGATCCGTCCGCGCCGCTCGCGCCGCAGTACGTCGCGCTCGCGGTCACGTTCGCGCTGCTCGACGGCGCGGTGATGTTTGGTTACGCGCTGCTCGGCGCGCGCGCGGTGCGGCTGCTGAAACGCTCCGGCGCGCTGTGGCTCGAACGCACCTGCGGCGCGATGCTGCTCGCGCTCGCCGGTTCGCTGGCGCTGTACCGGCGCCATGCGGCGTAG
- a CDS encoding GNAT family N-acetyltransferase yields MKIAAPPRSGFPGLSLRQLDRADLDAWYAYLSNPDVFHHTSWNLRTPDDLLPLFDNIESADPDSIRRLAIVDTASGMLAGTIGLHTVSTVNRSAEIAYDLAPPYWGRGVASAVCEAVTAWAFTHGGFMRMQAVVLTSNAGSARVLQKCGYRYEGLLRAYKMVRGTPGDFAMYARLATD; encoded by the coding sequence ATGAAAATTGCCGCACCGCCCCGCTCCGGCTTTCCCGGCCTGTCGCTCAGGCAACTCGACCGCGCTGACCTCGACGCGTGGTACGCGTACCTGTCGAACCCCGACGTCTTCCACCACACGAGCTGGAACCTGCGCACACCCGACGATCTGCTGCCGCTGTTCGACAACATCGAATCGGCCGATCCGGATTCGATCCGGCGTCTCGCGATCGTCGATACCGCATCGGGCATGCTCGCGGGGACGATCGGACTGCACACGGTGTCCACCGTGAACCGCTCGGCGGAGATTGCGTACGACCTCGCGCCGCCGTACTGGGGGCGCGGCGTCGCAAGCGCCGTGTGCGAAGCCGTCACCGCGTGGGCGTTCACGCATGGCGGCTTCATGCGCATGCAGGCCGTCGTGCTGACCAGCAACGCGGGCTCCGCGCGCGTGCTGCAGAAGTGCGGCTACCGCTACGAAGGACTGTTGCGCGCCTACAAGATGGTGCGCGGCACGCCGGGCGATTTCGCGATGTACGCGCGCCTCGCGACCGACTGA
- a CDS encoding alpha/beta fold hydrolase, producing the protein MPVPSQLLFLPGASGSTAFWQPLAGLLTHPAERRIVAYPGFGDTPRNPAVDDFDSLVRDVLEQIDRPTAVIAQSMGGVIAMRAALDKPGLVTHLVLTVTSGGLDMAGLGAQDWRAGFAEANPQLPDWFLTFRADLAQEIGRVAQPTLLLWGDDDPISPVAAGRRLLEQLPDAQLHVVPGGRHDLAAVHAQALAPLVDAHLQRV; encoded by the coding sequence ATGCCCGTTCCGTCGCAACTGCTCTTCCTGCCCGGTGCATCGGGCAGCACTGCTTTCTGGCAGCCGCTGGCCGGCCTGCTGACGCATCCGGCCGAGCGGCGGATCGTCGCCTATCCGGGCTTCGGCGACACGCCGCGCAATCCGGCCGTCGACGATTTCGACAGCCTCGTGCGCGATGTCCTCGAGCAGATCGACCGGCCGACCGCCGTGATCGCCCAATCGATGGGCGGCGTGATCGCGATGCGCGCGGCGCTCGACAAGCCGGGGCTCGTCACGCACCTCGTGCTGACGGTCACGTCCGGCGGGCTCGACATGGCAGGGCTCGGTGCGCAGGACTGGCGGGCCGGTTTCGCCGAGGCAAACCCGCAGTTGCCCGACTGGTTCCTGACGTTCCGCGCGGACCTCGCGCAAGAAATCGGCCGCGTTGCACAGCCGACGCTGCTGCTGTGGGGCGACGACGATCCGATCAGCCCCGTCGCGGCCGGCCGACGCCTGCTCGAACAGCTGCCCGATGCGCAGCTGCATGTCGTGCCGGGTGGCCGGCACGATCTCGCGGCCGTGCATGCGCAAGCGCTCGCCCCGCTCGTCGACGCGCATCTGCAGCGCGTGTGA
- a CDS encoding response regulator: protein MDKIDHVLIVDDDRAIRELIADYLEKNGMRVSLAANGREMRNVLDDGALDLIVLDLMMPGEDGLTLCRDLRAGKFRTVPVLMLTARGEETDRIIGLEMGADDYLAKPFAVRELLARIRSVLRRARMLPPGMQVTESAEMLAFGEWRLDTTGRHLLDAEGTLVALSGAEYRLLRVFLDNPQRVLTRDQLLNLTQGRQSDPFDRSIDLLVSRLRQRLRDGAREPRYIKTLRNEGYVFSSAVTAVDGTS, encoded by the coding sequence ATGGACAAGATCGACCACGTGCTGATCGTCGACGACGATCGCGCGATTCGCGAACTGATCGCGGACTACCTGGAAAAGAACGGCATGCGCGTGTCGCTGGCCGCGAACGGCCGCGAGATGCGCAACGTGCTGGACGACGGCGCGCTCGACCTGATCGTGCTCGACCTGATGATGCCGGGCGAGGACGGCCTCACGCTGTGCCGCGACCTGCGCGCCGGCAAGTTCCGCACGGTGCCCGTGCTGATGTTGACCGCCCGCGGCGAGGAAACCGACCGCATCATCGGCCTCGAGATGGGGGCCGACGACTACCTGGCCAAGCCGTTCGCGGTGCGCGAGCTGCTCGCGCGGATCCGCTCGGTGCTGCGCCGTGCGCGCATGCTGCCGCCCGGCATGCAGGTGACGGAATCGGCCGAGATGCTCGCGTTCGGCGAATGGCGGCTCGACACGACCGGGCGCCACCTGCTCGACGCCGAAGGCACGCTGGTCGCGCTGAGCGGTGCCGAATACCGGCTGCTGCGCGTGTTCCTCGACAACCCGCAACGCGTGCTGACGCGCGACCAGTTGCTCAACCTCACGCAGGGGCGGCAGTCCGATCCGTTCGACCGATCGATCGACCTGCTCGTGAGCCGGCTGCGCCAGCGCCTGCGCGACGGTGCGCGTGAGCCGCGCTACATCAAGACGCTGCGCAACGAGGGCTACGTGTTCTCGTCGGCCGTGACCGCCGTCGACGGTACGTCATGA
- a CDS encoding metallophosphoesterase family protein gives MKIAALSDIHGNLAALDAVLDDVRRRGADVIVNLGDIVSGALHPAETADRLIALDLPTVKGNHERQLLTYDREAMRLSDRWAHDTLRDDQRDWIAALPERMTLDDDVLMVHGTPASDLVYFLETVTPDGCRAATPDEIAQRAGSETASLILCGHTHVPRTAKLDDGRLIVNPGSVGLQAYEDDLPHPHRVETGSPHARYAMVSRTAAGWNVEFHAVEYDWHTAAVTAASRGRDDWTVALRTGRC, from the coding sequence ATGAAAATCGCCGCGCTTTCCGACATCCACGGCAACCTCGCCGCGCTCGACGCGGTGCTCGACGACGTCCGCCGCCGCGGCGCCGACGTGATCGTCAATCTCGGCGACATCGTATCGGGCGCGCTTCATCCGGCCGAAACGGCCGACCGCCTGATCGCGCTCGATTTGCCGACCGTCAAGGGCAATCACGAGCGGCAGTTGCTGACCTACGATCGCGAAGCGATGCGGCTGTCCGATCGCTGGGCACACGACACGCTGCGCGACGACCAGCGCGACTGGATCGCCGCGCTGCCCGAACGCATGACGCTCGACGACGACGTACTGATGGTGCACGGCACGCCGGCCAGCGATCTCGTCTACTTCCTCGAAACGGTCACGCCCGACGGCTGCCGCGCGGCCACGCCTGATGAAATCGCGCAGCGCGCGGGCAGCGAAACAGCCTCGCTGATCCTGTGCGGCCACACGCACGTGCCGCGCACCGCGAAGCTCGACGACGGCCGGCTGATCGTCAATCCGGGCAGCGTCGGGCTGCAGGCATACGAGGACGACCTGCCGCATCCGCACCGCGTCGAGACAGGCTCGCCGCATGCGCGCTACGCGATGGTGTCGCGCACGGCGGCCGGCTGGAACGTCGAATTCCATGCGGTCGAATACGACTGGCACACGGCCGCCGTCACCGCGGCCTCGCGCGGGCGCGACGACTGGACCGTCGCGCTGCGCACCGGCCGCTGCTGA
- a CDS encoding thioredoxin family protein, with protein MLPRLKTAAIVIALAATAGLAAFAGTRDDAGMPTSLAGTPAPDFTGIDRWHNSAPLTLGQLHGKVVLVDFWTYSCINCIHTIPYVKEWDRKYRDQGLVVVGVHTPEYPFERDAGNVADAIKRFGIQYPVAQDNRYDTWRAYGNQYWPALYLIDANGKVVYTRYGEGEYDKTEAAIRGALAQAGTPAKDATRTQ; from the coding sequence ATGCTGCCCCGACTCAAGACCGCCGCCATCGTCATCGCCCTCGCCGCCACGGCCGGGCTCGCCGCCTTCGCCGGCACCCGCGACGACGCGGGCATGCCGACGTCGCTGGCCGGCACGCCGGCGCCCGATTTCACCGGCATCGACCGCTGGCACAACAGCGCGCCGCTGACGCTCGGCCAGTTGCACGGCAAGGTCGTGCTCGTCGATTTCTGGACGTACTCGTGCATCAACTGCATTCATACGATTCCGTACGTGAAGGAATGGGACCGCAAGTATCGCGACCAGGGGCTCGTCGTGGTCGGCGTGCATACGCCCGAATATCCGTTCGAGCGTGACGCGGGCAACGTCGCCGATGCGATCAAGCGCTTCGGCATTCAGTATCCGGTCGCGCAGGACAACCGTTACGACACGTGGCGCGCGTACGGGAACCAGTACTGGCCCGCGCTGTACCTGATCGATGCGAACGGCAAGGTCGTCTATACGCGCTATGGCGAAGGCGAGTACGACAAGACCGAGGCCGCGATTCGCGGCGCGCTCGCGCAGGCGGGCACACCGGCGAAGGACGCGACGCGCACGCAGTGA
- a CDS encoding ATP-binding protein, with protein sequence MSARLPWHWPRSLFARLALILCVGLALAQTLSFWLTVTERDQATTNLMMGYIEREVASSVALLDHLPPAERAAWLPRLARRSYAFILGPGETGTPPEARLSARVERSISDGIGGDYPLTANAIPGDREHLQVHLRLTDGSPLTIDIHPMSTVPLSGWLPVVLALQLAVLAACCWLAVRLATRPLKQLAQAADALGPDLKGERLNEGGPSEVARAARAFNAMQDRIAQYMAERMQILASISHDLQTPITRMRLRVDVMDDDTQGAKLRQDLIEMEHLVKEGVAYARTLHGTEEAARRIDLDALLDSIVCDYTDAGQDVALHSRAPLALVTRPKALRRIVGNLVDNALKFAGAAEIDVQAVPDGGAVIAVLDRGPGIPADQLDAVFEPFRRVETSRNRDTGGTGLGLAIARQLALAMGGTLTLTNRPDGGGLEARLTLRNAG encoded by the coding sequence ATGAGCGCGCGCCTGCCGTGGCACTGGCCGCGCTCGCTGTTCGCGCGGCTCGCGCTGATCCTGTGCGTGGGCCTCGCGCTCGCGCAGACGCTGTCGTTCTGGCTCACCGTGACCGAGCGCGACCAGGCGACCACCAACCTGATGATGGGCTACATCGAGCGCGAGGTCGCGAGCTCGGTCGCGCTGCTCGATCACCTGCCGCCGGCCGAGCGCGCCGCGTGGCTGCCGCGTCTCGCGCGGCGCAGCTATGCGTTCATCCTCGGGCCCGGCGAGACCGGCACGCCGCCGGAAGCACGGCTGTCGGCGCGCGTCGAGCGCTCGATCTCGGACGGCATCGGCGGCGACTACCCGCTGACCGCGAACGCGATCCCCGGCGACCGCGAACATCTGCAGGTGCATCTGCGGCTGACCGACGGGTCGCCGCTGACGATCGACATCCATCCGATGTCGACGGTGCCGCTGTCGGGCTGGCTGCCGGTCGTGCTCGCGCTGCAGCTCGCAGTGCTGGCCGCGTGCTGCTGGCTCGCGGTGCGGCTCGCGACGCGGCCGCTCAAGCAGCTCGCGCAGGCCGCCGACGCGCTCGGCCCCGACCTGAAGGGCGAGCGGCTGAACGAAGGCGGGCCGTCGGAAGTCGCGCGCGCCGCACGGGCGTTCAACGCGATGCAGGACCGCATCGCGCAGTACATGGCCGAACGCATGCAGATCCTCGCGTCGATCTCGCACGACCTGCAGACGCCGATCACGCGGATGCGGCTGCGCGTCGACGTGATGGACGACGACACGCAGGGTGCGAAGCTGCGCCAGGACCTGATCGAGATGGAACATCTGGTGAAGGAGGGCGTCGCGTACGCGCGGACGCTGCACGGCACCGAGGAAGCCGCGCGCCGCATCGATCTCGACGCGCTGCTCGACAGCATCGTGTGCGACTACACGGATGCGGGGCAGGATGTCGCGCTGCACAGCCGCGCACCGCTCGCGCTCGTCACGCGGCCGAAGGCGCTGCGCCGCATCGTCGGCAACCTCGTCGACAACGCGCTGAAGTTCGCGGGCGCGGCCGAGATCGACGTGCAGGCCGTGCCGGACGGCGGCGCGGTGATTGCCGTGCTCGACCGCGGGCCCGGCATTCCGGCCGATCAGCTCGACGCGGTGTTCGAGCCGTTCCGGCGTGTGGAGACGTCGCGCAACCGCGACACGGGCGGCACCGGGCTCGGCCTGGCGATCGCGCGGCAACTCGCGCTCGCGATGGGCGGCACGCTGACGCTGACCAACCGGCCCGATGGCGGCGGGCTCGAAGCGAGGCTCACGCTGAGGAATGCGGGGTGA
- a CDS encoding PLP-dependent aminotransferase family protein: MARTARIVEIPSLGALDRAAGDLSRQLAQALRDAVRRGDVRPGDTLPSTRLLATSLQVARGTVVDAYAQLIAEGFLESRGGAGTRVANALAEPPPGNEPAAPTPRQRPAHAGLPEPAATFARIAREFSPLPAMPFAISVPVGLTAPDDIWRRLGNRLRARGAGAPSGYADPQGALPLREAIADYVRRSRSVRCDAGQVVITSGTQQGLHLSSQILLGDNDRAWVENPAYRGITALLESTGRRDAMVRVPVDADGLDVDAGMRLAPDARAAFVTPSHQYPLGMPLSMARRNALLAWARTHRAWVVEDDYDSELRYEGYPFPSLQGLDPDRVIYLGTFSKILFPSLRLGYVIAPDDLVRAFCGARVLMDRHAPTADQHVLAAFIAEGHLDRHIRRVRGVYAEQRALLIDTLGARLPRERAWVQPGDQGMHVVLWLAAGIDDLDVVARAAQAGVAVRAVSPMFAPGTARPGLVLGFGGFGRAQMEAAAQRLADVVSSVESWPRASQKVVGRQQT, encoded by the coding sequence ATGGCAAGAACGGCCCGGATCGTCGAAATCCCGTCGCTCGGCGCGCTCGATCGCGCGGCCGGCGACCTGAGCCGCCAGCTCGCGCAGGCGCTGCGCGACGCCGTGCGCCGCGGCGACGTCCGGCCGGGCGACACGCTGCCGTCCACCCGGCTGCTCGCAACCTCGCTGCAGGTTGCACGCGGTACCGTCGTCGACGCGTATGCGCAGCTCATCGCCGAAGGCTTTCTCGAATCGCGCGGCGGCGCGGGCACGCGGGTCGCGAACGCGCTCGCCGAACCGCCGCCCGGCAACGAACCGGCCGCGCCAACACCGCGCCAGCGCCCGGCACACGCCGGCCTGCCCGAGCCCGCCGCCACCTTCGCGCGGATCGCCCGCGAATTCAGCCCGTTACCGGCCATGCCGTTCGCGATCTCCGTGCCGGTCGGCCTCACCGCGCCCGACGACATCTGGCGCCGGCTCGGCAACCGCCTGCGCGCCCGCGGCGCCGGCGCGCCGTCCGGCTATGCCGATCCGCAAGGCGCACTGCCGCTGCGCGAAGCGATCGCCGACTATGTGCGCCGGTCACGCTCGGTGCGCTGCGATGCCGGTCAGGTCGTGATCACGAGCGGCACGCAGCAGGGGCTGCATCTCTCGAGTCAGATACTGCTCGGCGACAACGACCGCGCATGGGTCGAGAATCCCGCCTATCGCGGCATCACCGCACTGCTCGAAAGCACCGGGCGACGCGATGCAATGGTGCGCGTGCCGGTCGACGCCGACGGCCTCGACGTCGACGCCGGCATGCGGCTCGCGCCGGACGCGCGCGCCGCGTTCGTCACGCCGTCGCACCAGTACCCGCTCGGCATGCCGCTGAGCATGGCCCGGCGCAACGCGCTGCTCGCGTGGGCGCGTACGCATCGCGCGTGGGTGGTCGAGGACGACTACGACAGCGAGCTGCGCTACGAAGGTTATCCGTTCCCGTCGCTGCAGGGGCTCGACCCCGATCGCGTGATCTACCTCGGCACGTTCAGCAAGATCCTGTTTCCGTCGCTGCGGCTTGGCTACGTGATCGCACCCGACGATCTCGTGCGCGCGTTCTGCGGCGCGCGCGTGCTGATGGATCGCCATGCGCCAACCGCCGATCAGCACGTGCTGGCCGCATTCATCGCGGAAGGCCATCTCGACCGCCACATCCGCCGCGTGCGCGGCGTGTATGCGGAACAGCGCGCGCTGCTGATCGACACGCTCGGCGCACGGCTGCCGCGCGAACGCGCGTGGGTACAGCCGGGCGACCAGGGGATGCACGTCGTGCTGTGGCTCGCGGCAGGCATCGACGATCTCGACGTGGTCGCGCGCGCGGCGCAGGCCGGCGTCGCGGTGCGCGCGGTGTCGCCGATGTTCGCGCCCGGCACGGCCCGCCCGGGTCTGGTGCTCGGCTTCGGCGGGTTCGGCCGCGCGCAGATGGAGGCGGCCGCGCAGCGGCTCGCGGACGTGGTTTCGTCAGTGGAATCGTGGCCGCGCGCGTCGCAAAAGGTTGTCGGCAGGCAACAAACGTAA